The Erythrobacter aurantius genome includes a window with the following:
- a CDS encoding nitroreductase family protein has translation MKTHETVPFSLETLPDHESVARAQSLRDRLKQRRTCRYFSDAPVPPEVIEAAIEAAGTAPNGANHQPWHFAVVQSPEKKRAIREAAEAEERRFYGEDGGDPKASEEWLGALRDLGTDADKPFLETAPYLIVVFAQRKGGIDEDGKTQNYYVNESVGIACGMLIATLHEAGLATLTHTPSPMGFLREACGRPEWEKPLMIVVVGRPSEDATVPAHALKKKPLSQISSWL, from the coding sequence ATGAAAACGCATGAAACCGTCCCCTTTTCGCTCGAAACCCTGCCTGATCACGAAAGCGTGGCGCGTGCGCAATCCTTGCGTGACCGGCTGAAGCAACGGCGCACCTGCCGGTATTTCTCCGACGCGCCCGTCCCGCCCGAAGTGATCGAAGCCGCGATCGAGGCAGCCGGGACCGCCCCCAATGGCGCGAACCACCAGCCCTGGCACTTCGCCGTGGTGCAATCGCCGGAAAAGAAACGCGCCATCCGCGAAGCCGCCGAAGCCGAAGAGCGGCGCTTTTACGGAGAGGACGGCGGTGATCCCAAGGCGAGCGAGGAATGGCTCGGCGCGCTCAGGGATCTGGGCACCGATGCGGACAAACCCTTCCTTGAAACCGCGCCCTACCTCATCGTCGTCTTCGCGCAGCGCAAGGGCGGGATCGACGAGGACGGCAAGACGCAGAATTACTACGTCAACGAAAGCGTCGGGATCGCCTGCGGAATGCTGATTGCGACCCTGCACGAAGCGGGACTGGCGACGCTCACCCACACGCCCTCGCCCATGGGTTTCCTGCGCGAGGCATGCGGGCGGCCCGAATGGGAAAAGCCGCTGATGATCGTGGTGGTCGGCAGGCCGAGCGAGGACGCAACCGTCCCCGCCCATGCCCTGAAGAAAAAGCCGTTGAGCCAGATTTCAAGCTGGCTCTGA
- a CDS encoding ubiquinone biosynthesis protein COQ4, which produces MALIDRPLVSPDRKIAGFQPGKVLRHFAKLVEDKEDTEQVFHIIEATKGRKSHRQAWDFIRSPEGQRFLRDEVDIPAMLDDHARWADLPENSVGKHYMAFMKREGLSAAGLVAESHKWAPPESRPDDLTEWYFNRLRDTHDLFHVLTGYGRDALGEACLLGFSYSQNHNKGILFIAYAGARQIKKVTGTAAPLFSAVREGQRLGKAAAKLAHMDVEAVMREDIDAARARLGIGKPVIYRQCLAELQSEGFAEETLGLSEAQAA; this is translated from the coding sequence ATGGCTTTGATTGATCGTCCGCTGGTATCGCCCGACCGCAAGATCGCCGGTTTCCAACCGGGCAAGGTGCTGCGCCACTTCGCCAAGCTGGTCGAAGACAAGGAAGACACCGAACAGGTGTTCCACATCATCGAGGCGACCAAGGGCCGCAAGAGCCATCGTCAGGCATGGGATTTCATCCGTTCGCCCGAAGGCCAGCGGTTCCTGCGCGACGAAGTCGATATTCCCGCCATGCTCGACGATCACGCCCGCTGGGCCGATCTGCCGGAAAATTCGGTGGGCAAACATTACATGGCCTTCATGAAGCGCGAAGGCCTGTCCGCCGCCGGACTGGTTGCGGAAAGCCACAAGTGGGCGCCGCCCGAATCCCGTCCCGACGATCTCACCGAATGGTATTTCAACCGCCTGCGCGACACGCATGATCTGTTTCACGTTTTGACCGGCTATGGCCGCGATGCCTTGGGCGAGGCGTGCCTCTTGGGCTTCAGCTATTCGCAGAACCACAACAAGGGCATCCTGTTCATCGCCTATGCCGGTGCGCGCCAGATCAAGAAGGTGACCGGCACCGCCGCACCGCTGTTTTCCGCCGTGCGCGAAGGGCAGCGTCTGGGCAAGGCCGCGGCCAAGCTGGCGCATATGGATGTCGAAGCGGTGATGCGCGAAGATATCGACGCCGCTCGCGCGCGGCTCGGCATCGGCAAACCGGTGATTTACCGCCAGTGCCTTGCCGAATTGCAGAGCGAAGGCTTTGCCGAGGAAACACTCGGCCTGTCTGAGGCCCAAGCGGCCTAG
- a CDS encoding TetR/AcrR family transcriptional regulator: MDNVGQKSGSTRDTTRAQIVSTFNRLLLEGESKRPRVAEIVAEAGVARSTFYDHFDGVEALFDESLSMLLGRIAKAIVGADDREDMVWLLEHIYENRERGRDLLAGPSADRTEKLLSRLLLQELEGKTDARLHAILIAGTVMAALGAWVAGQLSARPEELATRLLKTGQAILQA, translated from the coding sequence ATGGACAATGTCGGTCAAAAGTCCGGTTCGACCCGCGACACCACCCGCGCGCAGATCGTCTCGACCTTCAATCGACTGTTGCTTGAAGGCGAAAGCAAACGCCCGCGCGTTGCCGAAATCGTTGCCGAAGCCGGAGTGGCGCGCAGCACTTTCTACGATCACTTCGACGGGGTCGAAGCGCTGTTCGATGAAAGCCTTTCCATGCTGCTTGGCCGGATCGCGAAGGCGATTGTCGGTGCCGACGATCGGGAGGACATGGTCTGGCTGCTGGAGCACATTTACGAAAACCGCGAGCGTGGCCGCGACCTGCTGGCAGGCCCCAGTGCCGACCGGACGGAAAAGCTATTGTCGCGGCTGTTGTTGCAGGAGCTCGAAGGAAAAACCGACGCGCGGCTCCACGCGATCCTGATCGCCGGAACGGTGATGGCCGCGCTTGGCGCGTGGGTGGCGGGCCAGCTCTCGGCTAGACCGGAAGAACTGGCGACCCGGCTGCTCAAGACGGGCCAGGCGATATTGCAAGCCTGA
- a CDS encoding DUF6122 family protein: MDGSIELLQPLLHYGGHFIVPFLIAALIWRGEWKRSGAVMVAANLIDLDHLLADPIFDPNRCSIGFHLLHGWEAALAYLALLLVPRWWVRAFALGALWHLAVDYGDCSMQGL; this comes from the coding sequence ATGGATGGAAGCATAGAGCTTCTTCAGCCCCTGCTGCATTACGGCGGGCATTTCATCGTCCCGTTCCTGATCGCCGCGCTGATCTGGCGCGGCGAATGGAAACGCAGCGGGGCGGTGATGGTCGCGGCGAACCTGATCGATCTCGATCATCTGCTGGCTGATCCGATCTTTGATCCCAACCGGTGCAGCATCGGCTTCCACCTGCTGCACGGGTGGGAAGCCGCGCTTGCCTATCTCGCCCTGCTGCTTGTGCCGCGATGGTGGGTGCGCGCCTTTGCTCTGGGCGCGCTATGGCACCTTGCGGTCGATTATGGCGATTGCTCGATGCAGGGGCTTTAA